The DNA sequence TATGTCTGCTCCGGGCTCATCCGGCCGGAAGTGGCTCCGGACCGCGCCCCGTCCCGGCTTGGCGGCGCCGGGCGATCGCGGCGGCGACGGCCTCGCGATCGTCGAAGGGCAGGATCTCGCCGCCGACGTACTGGCCCTGCTCGTGGCCCTTGCCCGCCACCACGACCACGTCGCCGGGGCGGGCGCGTGCGATCGCCAGTTCGATGGCCTGCGCGCGGTCCGGCTCTATGATCACATGTGCGCGTTCCTGCCGGGGCACGCGCACGGCCCCGTCGAGCATCTCCGCGAGGATGCGCAGGGGGTCCTCGCTGCGCGGATTGTCGCTGGTGAAGATCGCGACATCGGCGAGCCGGGCGGCCGCCTCGCCCATCATCGGGCGTTTCGCCCGGTCGCGGTCGCCGCCGCAGCCGAGCACGACGGTGAGCCGGTTCGCGGTGACCTCGCGCAGCGAGCGGAGCACCGACTCCACCGCGGCGGGCTTGTGCGAGTAGTCGACGATCGCCTGGAAGTCGCCGTCGGTGGGGACGCGCTCCATGCGGCCGGGCACGCCGCGCAGCGTGGCCACGCCGTGCACCGCGGTCTGCAGCGGCAGCCCCGCCTCCACCAGCGCGACGATCGCCCCAAGGGCGTTGGCGACGTTGAACGGGCCGGGCAGCGCGACGGTCGCGTCCGCCTCCACCCCGCCCGGGCCGACCACCCGGAACGTGCTGCCGTCCGCGCCGAGCCGTACGTCGGCGGCGCGCCAGTCGGCCTCGGCCGCGCCCTGCGCGGAGAACGTGGTGAGCGGGATCTTGGCGATGCCGGTGAGCTCCCGGCCCCGGTCGTCGTCGACGTTGACCACCCCGACCCGGCTCATCTCGGGGGTGAACAGCCGGGCCTTGGTGGCGAAGTACTCGTCCATGTCGCGGTGGAAGTCGAGGTGGTCCTGCGACAGGTTGGTGAACAGCGCCACATCGTAGACCACCCCGCCGACCCGGCCGAGCGCGAGCGCGTGGCTGGAGACCTCCATCGCGGCGGCGGTGACGCCGCGCTCGCGCATGAGCGCGAACAGGCCGTGCAGGTCGCTCGCCTCGGGCGTGGTGAGCGAGGCCGCGAACCGCTCCTCGCCGACCCGGATCTCCACCCCGCCGACCAGGCCGGTGCGGTGCCCGGCGGCGCGCAGCGCGGCCTCCAGCAGGTAGGTGGTGGTGGTCTTGCCCGCGGTGCCGGTCACGCCGATCAGCAGCAGCGACCCGGCCGGGTCGCCGTACACCCACGCCGCGACCCGGCCGAGCACGGCCCGCGGGTCCGGCACCACGAGCACCGGCACGCCGGTGCGCGCGGCGGCCTCGCGGCCGTCCGGGTCGGTGAGGATGGCGACGGCGCCCGCGGCCACCGCCTGGCCGGAGAACCAGGCGCCGTGCGCGCTGCGGCCGGGCAGGCCGACGTACAGGTCGCCGGGCCGTACCCGGCGCGAGTCGATGCAGACGCCGGTCACGGCGGCGAGCGGCGCCCGGTCCGAGCCGGCGGGCGCACCGAGCAGGTTCGCCAGGCCCGACAGCGGCCGGGGCGGGTTCGTCGCGGGTCGCATCATGGTCGACGGGGGACGCACGGGCGAGAGCGTACCGCTCCGCGTCGTCATTCGGCGTGAAGGCGCATCGGAGGCGGCGTGGTTCCGGTCGGCGGGATCTTCTGGGTCTTCAGCGCGAACGTCATGACATTCTTGAACACCGGGGCGGCGATCTGGCCCCCGTGGTAGTTGTCCCGGTCCTTGGGGTCCTGTATGACGGCGAGCACCACCAGGCGCGGCGCGTCCGCGGGCGCGAACCCGACGAAGGTGGCCGTGTAGCCGCAGTAGCCCCGGCAGCTCTCGTCGTACCGCTGCGCGGTGCCGGTCTTGCCCGCCACGCGGTAGCCGTCGATGTGGGCGAGCTTACCGGTTCCGCCCTCGCCCACGGCGGCCTCGAGCATGAGCGCGAGGTCCTTGGCGGTGCGCTCGCTGATCACCCGGGTGCGCCTGCCGGGCGCGGCGGGCGTGAAGTCCTTGCCCTTGCCGGTGCCCGCGACGATCCGCGGGGTGACCCGCACGCCGCCGTTGGCGATCGTCTGGTACACGCTCGCCATCTGCAGCGCGGTCACCGCCAGGCCCTGGCCGAACGCGACCGTGCAGCGCTGGCTGCCCGACCAGGTGTCCCACTTCGGCAGCAGCCCGGCCTCCTCGCCGGGGAAGCCGCCGCCGGTCCTGGCGCCGAACCCGAACGCGCGCAGCGCGTCGTACAGGGCGCGGTCGCCGATCCGGTTCGCGACCATGATCGTGCCCACGTTGCTCGACCGGGCGAGCACCCCGGTGAAGGTGTACGGCCGGACCGGGTGGTGCTCGGCGTCCTCGATGACGCGGTCGGCGCAGCGGATGCGGTCGGCGACCCGCAGGACGGTCTCCGGGCGCACCGCCCCCGCCTCGAGCGCGGCCGCGGCGGTGATCACCTTGCCGGTGCTGCCCGGCTCGAACACCTCGCTCACCGCCCGGTTGACGTGGTTGCGGACGGGCTCGTCCCGCCAGCGGCTCAGGTTGAGCTCCGGGGCGTTCGCCATGGCGAGCACGTCGCCGGTGCGCACGTCCATCACGATCACGCTGCCGCTGCGGGCGCCGGTCGCGGCCACCTGGTCGGCGATCGCCTTCTGCGCCGCCCACTGGATGTCGTGGTCGATGGTGAGGCGGACGTCGCGCCCGTCCACCGGCGGCTGCTGCGAGCTGCGGGTGGTGGGGATGCGCAGGCCGTTCGCGCCGACCTCGACGCTCTGCCGGCCGTCCCGGCCGCGGAGCACCTCGTCGTAGGCGGCCTCGATGCCGGACAGGCCCTTGCCGTCGTCGCCGACGAAGCCCATGAGGCTGCCGGCGAGGTCGTCGCCCGGGTAGAGGCGGCTGTAGCGGGGCTTGGCGCCCACGCCCGCGAAGCCGCGGCCGAGGATGCGCTTGGCCACGTCGGGGGCGGCGTCGCGGGCGACGACGAGGTAGCGCCTGTCGGTCTGGGCGAGCTTGTCGTCGATCTCCTTGCGGGGTTTGCCGAGCTCCTTGGCGAGGGTCTCGGCGACCTCGGCGCGGCGGGCCGGGTCGACGGCGGCCGGGTCGACGTAGATCTCGCGGGCCTCGGTGGTCATGGCGAGCGGG is a window from the Thermopolyspora flexuosa genome containing:
- a CDS encoding UDP-N-acetylmuramoyl-L-alanyl-D-glutamate--2,6-diaminopimelate ligase, whose amino-acid sequence is MRPATNPPRPLSGLANLLGAPAGSDRAPLAAVTGVCIDSRRVRPGDLYVGLPGRSAHGAWFSGQAVAAGAVAILTDPDGREAAARTGVPVLVVPDPRAVLGRVAAWVYGDPAGSLLLIGVTGTAGKTTTTYLLEAALRAAGHRTGLVGGVEIRVGEERFAASLTTPEASDLHGLFALMRERGVTAAAMEVSSHALALGRVGGVVYDVALFTNLSQDHLDFHRDMDEYFATKARLFTPEMSRVGVVNVDDDRGRELTGIAKIPLTTFSAQGAAEADWRAADVRLGADGSTFRVVGPGGVEADATVALPGPFNVANALGAIVALVEAGLPLQTAVHGVATLRGVPGRMERVPTDGDFQAIVDYSHKPAAVESVLRSLREVTANRLTVVLGCGGDRDRAKRPMMGEAAARLADVAIFTSDNPRSEDPLRILAEMLDGAVRVPRQERAHVIIEPDRAQAIELAIARARPGDVVVVAGKGHEQGQYVGGEILPFDDREAVAAAIARRRQAGTGRGPEPLPAG
- a CDS encoding peptidoglycan D,D-transpeptidase FtsI family protein, with translation MRLGNPARRINIGLVGMAVVLSLFAGRLVQLQGLDSKVYEAKAAQQRVQPERLPARRGTITDVKGRPLAMTTEAREIYVDPAAVDPARRAEVAETLAKELGKPRKEIDDKLAQTDRRYLVVARDAAPDVAKRILGRGFAGVGAKPRYSRLYPGDDLAGSLMGFVGDDGKGLSGIEAAYDEVLRGRDGRQSVEVGANGLRIPTTRSSQQPPVDGRDVRLTIDHDIQWAAQKAIADQVAATGARSGSVIVMDVRTGDVLAMANAPELNLSRWRDEPVRNHVNRAVSEVFEPGSTGKVITAAAALEAGAVRPETVLRVADRIRCADRVIEDAEHHPVRPYTFTGVLARSSNVGTIMVANRIGDRALYDALRAFGFGARTGGGFPGEEAGLLPKWDTWSGSQRCTVAFGQGLAVTALQMASVYQTIANGGVRVTPRIVAGTGKGKDFTPAAPGRRTRVISERTAKDLALMLEAAVGEGGTGKLAHIDGYRVAGKTGTAQRYDESCRGYCGYTATFVGFAPADAPRLVVLAVIQDPKDRDNYHGGQIAAPVFKNVMTFALKTQKIPPTGTTPPPMRLHAE